The following coding sequences lie in one Cryptococcus neoformans var. neoformans B-3501A chromosome 14, whole genome shotgun sequence genomic window:
- a CDS encoding hypothetical protein (Similar to gi|15966977|ref|NP_387330.1| PROBABLE ATP-DEPENDENT CLP PROTEASE PROTEOLYTIC SUBUNIT PROTEIN [Sinorhizobium meliloti 1021], FASTA scores: opt: 843, E(): 2e-49, (62.927% identity (83.415% similar) in 205 aa overlap (55-258:7-202)); HMMPfam hit to CLP_protease, Clp protease, score: 391.2, E(): 1.3e-114), giving the protein MSRLSPFRPLASLCSAGPSRISRIPARKFGFSPSPLPGLDGFSDEAANPVVRDSLVPIVVEQTARGERSYDIYSRLLKERVIFLGPVNSQDSTLLTAQLLFLEAEDPKRPIKLYINSPGGVVTSGLAIYDTMQYISPPVHTFCMGQAASMGSLLLAGGEKGHRYALKNSSVMIHQPSGGAQGQASDIALHAKEILRIRAALTDIYAEHCTRPGEERSAALDRFEKALERDYFMTSEEAVEFGIVDKIVTQRGKEVSEEEK; this is encoded by the exons ATGTCACGGCTCTCCCCGTTTCGACCACTCGCCTCTCTGTGTTCCGCCGGACCATCAAGAATATCTCGAATCCCTGCTAGGAAATTTGGGTTTTCGCCTTCGCCTTTGCCCGGACTTGATGGGTTCTCGGACGAAGCTGCAAATCCCGTTGTCAGGGATTCTCTTGTACCTATAGTGGTTGAGCAGACT gcaagaggagagaggagttATGATATTTATTCAAGGCTGTTGAAGGAGCGAGTTATCTTTCTTGGTCCT GTAAATTCCCAAGACTCTACGCTTCTCACTGCCCAGTTACTCTTCCTTGAAGCAGAGGATCCCAAGCGCCCTATCAAGCTTTACATCAACTCCCCTGGTGGTGTTGTTACTTCTGGCTTGGCGATTTACGACACTATGCAATACATCTCTCCGCCGGTGCATACTTTCTGTATGGGGCAAGCGGCGAGTATGGGGAGTCTGCTATTGGCCGGCGGCGAAAAGGGACATCGATATGCGCTGAAAAACAGCAGTGTGATGATTCACC AACCATCTGGCGGTGCGCAAGGCCAAGCATCCGATATTGCTTTGCATGCCAAAGAAATCCTGCGTATCCGTGCGGCCCTCACCGACATCTACGCTGAGCATTGTACTCGAcctggagaagagaggtcCGCTGCATTGGATAGGTTTGAAAAAGCGCTGGAAAGGGACTATTTCATGACCTCTGAGGAAGCGGTGGAATTTGGGATTGTGGACAAGATTGTGACGCAAagggggaaagaggtgtctgaggaagaaaagtaA
- a CDS encoding hypothetical protein (Similar to gi|27263094|emb|CAD48301.1| alpha-1,3-glucanase [Penicillium funiculosum], FASTA scores: opt: 1083, E(): 4.5e-59, (44.131% identity (68.779% similar) in 426 aa overlap (192-613:20-432)); HMMPfam hit to Glyco_hydro_71, Glycosyl hydrolase family 71, score: 226.1, E(): 6.4e-65), which yields MLLNSLITLLLAAHIATAHSLDSRHRRRHVRRALKRQQESAAGHWSTYETSTWIPDNPSTAAQIVYETVYVTETVWEDGPSPTAPQTLAESFPTTSASVSGSALTGEIGNVNLVATDPITSSAASSSVATFAASPIEVAAGTDSNIAALSAATAITVSLDSSDLDAQIDALGFTISIGETISIGFGGGSAPTTTSSAPTSTVTASGDKKVFAHFMVGIVSTYAVGDWESDMQLAKSKGIDGFALNIGVDSYSQEQLDLAYQAGASVGFDLFISFDFNWYTIADISGVANMLKRYKDQPAQFRVDDKPFVSTFIGDGFDWSSVATEVGEELYAVPFWQPSADNANNAGLAGLFSWDAWPGQLDNVPVNASMSDTRDIEYLGYLEAVGKTYMAPVSSWFSTHFGAEVSYSKNWVFKSETLWKDRWDDILQLGSRLNFIEIVTWNDYGESHYIGPYNTAHTDDSSSAWAAGLDHTAMLDFAVPYIKAFKAGETAPVIDSEMLVYWHRPHLKSVSCDSTDICGSRPTGWDFLEDTVFVSTMTKSGGIVKVTSGGNQAVVQQVDAGVQMIEVPMGVGEQIFEFTTFQGGYGKTTSNLTISADCWNGIYNFNYHSGSITC from the exons ATGCTCCTCAACTCCCTAATCACGCTCCTCCTCGCGGCACATATCGCAACTGCCCACAGCCTGGATTCTCGTCACAGGCGTAGACATGTCAGGCGTGCGCTCAAAAGGCAACAGGAGTCAGCGGCTGGCCACTGGTCTACCTACGAGACAAGCACTTGGATCC CCGATAACCCGTCGACAGCTGCTCAAATCGTTTATGAAACTGTCTATGTGACAGAAACTGTATGGGAAGACGGACCTTCCCCGACTGCCCCTCAAACTCTTGCTGAATCTTTCCCTACAACATCTGCAAGTGTTTCTGGTAGTGCGCTCACCGGGGAGATTGGGAACGTCAATCTCGTCGCAACCGATCCAATCACAAGCTCTGCCGCCTCAAGTTCAGTCGCAACTTTTGCTGCTTCTCCTATTGAAGTTGCTGCTGGTACGGATTCTAACATTGCTGCACTGAGCGCTGCCACCGCCATTACTGTGTCTCTCGACTCTAGCGATCTCGATGCCCAGATTGACGCCCTTGGCTTTACCATCTCTATAGGCGAAACGATTTCCATTGGCTTTGGCGGTGGTTCCGCCCCGACTACCACATCGTCTGCTCCCACTTCCACTGTTACCGCCTCTGGGGACAAGAAGGTCTTTGCCCACTTTATGGTTGGTATTGTCTCCACGTATGCTGTAGGCGACTGGGAGTCGGACATGCAACTCGCCAAGTCTAAAGGCATCGACGGCTTTGCCCTCAACATTGGTGTCGACTCGTATTCCCAGGAACAACTCGATCTCGCTTACCAGGCTGGCGCTTCTGTAGGATTCGaccttttcatctctttcgATTTCAACTGGTACACCATTGCCGATATCTCTGGTGTGGCGAACATGCTTAAACGATACAAGGATCAACCAGCCCAATTCCGCGTCGATGACAAGCCTTTCGTCTCTACTTTTATTGGTGATGGATTTGACTGGAGCTCGGTGGCTACCgaggttggagaagaattGTACGCTGTACCTTTCTGGCAACCTAGCGCCGACAATGCCAACAATGCTGGTCTAGCTGGCCTATTCTCTTG GGATGCCTGGCCTGGACAACTTGACAATGTTCCTGTCAATGCGTCCATGAGTGATACTCGAGATATTGAGTATCTCGGCTACCTTGAAGCTGTCGGCAAGACTTATATGGCTCctgtttcttcttggttCAGTACCCATTTTGGTGCAGAGGTTTCTTACTCCAAGAACTGGGTGTTTAAAAGTGAGACGCTCTGGAAGGACAGGTGGGACGACATTTTGCAGCTCGGTAGCCGTCTCAACTTTATCGAGA TTGTAACCTGGAACGACTACGGAGAGTCTCATTATATTGGCCCTTACAACACTGCCCACACTGACGACTCGTCGTCTGCCTGGGCTGCTGGCCTTGATCACACAGCTATGCTCGACTTTGCTGTCCCATATATCAAGGCATTCAAGGCTGGTGAAACAGCCCCTGTTATTGACAGCGAAATGTTGGTCTACTGGCATCGCCCTCACCTCAAATCAGTTTCCTGTGACAGCACAGACATTTGTGGTTCTAGGCCCACCGGCTGGGACTTTTTGGAAGACACTGTCTTTGTATCTACCATGACCAAGTCTGGCGGTATTGTTAAAGTTACGTCAGGTGGTAACCAAGCCGTTGTCCAGCAGGTGGACGCTGGCGTGCAGATGATTGAAGTGCCCATGGGCGTTGGAGAGCAGATTTTCGAGTTTACCACGTTCCAGGGAGGCTACGGGAAGACTACTTCCAATCTGACGATCAGTGCGGATTGCTGG AATGGCATCTACAACTTCAACTACCATTCTGGTTCTATTACTTGCTAA